ATTTTGAATGGGTATTGTTTCGCTTTAACATTGAAGTATTGCCGATACTTCAACAGCTACCAATTGTCATGATTCCTGTATTAGGGTGGTTTTTATTAGGTTTGTACGCAGGAAAAGAGAAGCTATATGAGAGAACCCACAGAAATATAGTTCGTATAAATAAGTGGTGGAAAATTAGTTTATTTTTAAGCTTGATCACAGTATGTTTGAATGGACTAGCTATATTTAAAAACTTAGATGACAGTATTACCTATTTTCTTACTAGCTTGAGTGGTCTTTTTCTTGCTATTTTTTATATCACGGCGATCTATTTGCTTAGAAGTCGGGATATTTTTAAGAAGATTCTTTCTCCCTTCCAATATGTTGGGAGAATGTCACTGACCAATTATTTAGCTCAATCCATAATGGTCATCTCCTTTTTTCGTTTTTTTCACATGTATAACACCCTAACTCTTACTGAAGGGTTGTTAATCAGTGTAGCTCTCTTTGTCATACAGCTTGGAATTAGTTATATATGGTTATCTTACTTCTACTATGGTCCAGTAGAATGGATTTGGCGCAGCTTTACTTATCAAAAAATAAGTCCTTTTTTCATTAACAAAGAATCACACAAGTTAAAAATCCAAAAATAATTTCCAAATTGTATAACAACGAATAAAACAGGTAAAAATAAAATGTTGATAAATTTTTAGGAGGTTATACAATTGGATATGAATCGAGTAAAACAAATCTTATCTTCGTCTGCTGATATTAAAGTCATGTATAATGGTAGTTCTGTTTGGATTGATGAATTGCATGAAGAGCAAGGAATGGTTACTTGTCATTTAAGAGGAC
This Metabacillus endolithicus DNA region includes the following protein-coding sequences:
- a CDS encoding DUF418 domain-containing protein yields the protein MTNRFKLIDSLRGLALFGILLVNMKSFQSPEFIDTMFNKASYKNDFDQGLYYFLQLFIQMKFYPIFSFLFGLSFYLFMIKSTLSRFVSRTLFLFLIGIIHLIFIWYGDILHVYAITSVFLLFFRKVSSKKVVIWSICLLFAYHLFLFASIFVPASTIPTANQSRIALEYIHMYKEAPYFEWVLFRFNIEVLPILQQLPIVMIPVLGWFLLGLYAGKEKLYERTHRNIVRINKWWKISLFLSLITVCLNGLAIFKNLDDSITYFLTSLSGLFLAIFYITAIYLLRSRDIFKKILSPFQYVGRMSLTNYLAQSIMVISFFRFFHMYNTLTLTEGLLISVALFVIQLGISYIWLSYFYYGPVEWIWRSFTYQKISPFFINKESHKLKIQK
- a CDS encoding H-type small acid-soluble spore protein, with protein sequence MDMNRVKQILSSSADIKVMYNGSSVWIDELHEEQGMVTCHLRGPLEERSQVSVAELKEVE